The following proteins come from a genomic window of Malus domestica chromosome 02, GDT2T_hap1:
- the LOC103402046 gene encoding protein root UVB sensitive 4 isoform X1 yields MQSAFYTASSSHQFQLPWKINETQFAAQRPVPKKLKTCFKAPTFTNSLRTSIGYEPEESLGKEPAPATPGRLPVVIRRSGRVSRYFWDGNCLQLVGVDGGAASFSFNFDDGFRKLYRICSLAVRDFFIPKQVSGSYMDYVKWKFLHRVFSSALQVLATQAMFRAIGIGFSRSLPAAAALNWILKDGLGRLSRCIYTASLASAFDTNLKRVRFSTSVLFTLSIGVELLTPAFPQYFLILASLANMAKQISLACYLATGSAVHRSFAIADNLGEVSAKAQIQTVCFDNLGLLLAALLNMLFKNNQRLQTVLPFLVYPIFSAIDLLGIYQGLKHVHLQTLTKDRLEIVLNNWIELGYVPAPAEVSKEEGIDFLRSKDKGLWPIRIGYLDPKNQIPELSMMAMQSTSADDYYFISMEILYTRIRRTKQAGILLCLREGAGTADVIMGLLQACYIRKAVLMNKYKWETMVDAGDALDSAPKEWSKLVEECKRRAQGDMNALTEQIVTLGWAAKHILLNAQEQIRYSFVDD; encoded by the exons ATGCAATCTGCCTTCTACACGGCCTCCAGCTCCCACCAGTTTCAGCTTCCATGGAAAATCAACGAAACCCAATTCGCAGCTCAGAGACCAGTCCCCAAGAAGCTCAAAACCTGCTTCAAAGCTCCGACCTTTACCAATTCTCTAAGAACTTCAATTGGGTACGAACCAGAAGAAAGCCTTGGTAAAGAACCCGCACCCGCCACGCCAGGTCGCCTTCCGGTGGTGATTCGGAGGTCAGGTAGGGTTTCTAGGTACTTCTGGGATGGTAATTGTTTGCAGTTAGTTGGAGTAGATGGCGGTGCGGCGTCGTTCAGTTTCAATTTCGATGATGGGTTCAGAAAATTGTATAGAATCTGTAGTTTGGCTGTTAGGGATTTCTTTATTCCTAAGCAAGTTAGTGGAAGTTATATGGATTATGTGAAATGGAAGTTCTTGCATCGGGTTTTCAGCTCGGCACTACAAGTCCTTGCCACTCAG GCAATGTTTCGGGCTATTGGGATTGGCTTCTCTCGTTCGCTTCCAGCAGCTGCTGCCCTTAATTGGATCTTGAAGGATGGACTTGGACGGCTGAGTAGATGCATCTACACTGCTAGTCTAGCATCTGCTTTTGATACTAATTTGAAG AGAGTTCGGTTTTCAACGTCAGTGTTGTTTACTTTGAGCATTGGAGTTGAGTTGCTGACACCTGCATTTCCTCAATACTTCTTGATTCTCGCATCCTTAGCCAACATGGCAAAACAAATAAGTTTGGCTTGCTATCTAGCTACTGGT TCTGCTGTTCATCGAAGTTTTGCAATAGCGGATAACCTTGGTGAAGTTTCTGCAAAGGCACAG ATTCAAACGGTGTGCTTTGATAACCTTGGGCTTTTGCTTGCTGCGCTGTTAAATATGCTGTTCAAGAACAACCAAAG GTTGCAAACAGTCTTACCATTTCTCGTATACCCCATTTTCTCAGCCATAGACCTTTTGGGAATATATCAAGGGCTTAAACATGTCCATTTACAAACATTAACCAAG GATAGACTTGAAATTGTACTAAATAATTGGATCGAGTTAGGTTATGTTCCTGCGCCTGCAGAAGTAAGtaaagaagaaggaattgatttCCTACGGAGCAAAG ACAAGGGATTATGGCCTATCAGAATAGGGTACCTGGATCCCAAGAATCAGATCCCTGAGTTATCCATGATGGCAATGCAATCTACAAGTGCTGACGACTATTACTTCATATCCATGGAGATCTTGTACACAAGAATTCGAAGGACAAAGCAA GCGGGCATCCTTCTTTGTTTACGGGAAGGAGCTGGAACTGCGGACGTTATCATGGGTTTGTTGCAG GCATGCTATATCCGCAAAGCCGTTCTTATGAACAAGTATAAATGGGAGACCATGGTAGATGCCGGAGATGCATTAGACTCGGCTCCAAAGGAGTGGTCTAAATTGGTTGAGGAGTGCAAGCGCCGTGCACAAGGCGATATGAACGCGTTGACCGAGCAAATTGTGACATTGGGTTGGGCTGCTAAACACATATTATTGAATGCGCAAGAACAGATTCGATACAGTTTTGTGGATGACTGA
- the LOC103402046 gene encoding protein root UVB sensitive 4 isoform X2 yields MFRAIGIGFSRSLPAAAALNWILKDGLGRLSRCIYTASLASAFDTNLKRVRFSTSVLFTLSIGVELLTPAFPQYFLILASLANMAKQISLACYLATGSAVHRSFAIADNLGEVSAKAQIQTVCFDNLGLLLAALLNMLFKNNQRLQTVLPFLVYPIFSAIDLLGIYQGLKHVHLQTLTKDRLEIVLNNWIELGYVPAPAEVSKEEGIDFLRSKDKGLWPIRIGYLDPKNQIPELSMMAMQSTSADDYYFISMEILYTRIRRTKQAGILLCLREGAGTADVIMGLLQACYIRKAVLMNKYKWETMVDAGDALDSAPKEWSKLVEECKRRAQGDMNALTEQIVTLGWAAKHILLNAQEQIRYSFVDD; encoded by the exons ATGTTTCGGGCTATTGGGATTGGCTTCTCTCGTTCGCTTCCAGCAGCTGCTGCCCTTAATTGGATCTTGAAGGATGGACTTGGACGGCTGAGTAGATGCATCTACACTGCTAGTCTAGCATCTGCTTTTGATACTAATTTGAAG AGAGTTCGGTTTTCAACGTCAGTGTTGTTTACTTTGAGCATTGGAGTTGAGTTGCTGACACCTGCATTTCCTCAATACTTCTTGATTCTCGCATCCTTAGCCAACATGGCAAAACAAATAAGTTTGGCTTGCTATCTAGCTACTGGT TCTGCTGTTCATCGAAGTTTTGCAATAGCGGATAACCTTGGTGAAGTTTCTGCAAAGGCACAG ATTCAAACGGTGTGCTTTGATAACCTTGGGCTTTTGCTTGCTGCGCTGTTAAATATGCTGTTCAAGAACAACCAAAG GTTGCAAACAGTCTTACCATTTCTCGTATACCCCATTTTCTCAGCCATAGACCTTTTGGGAATATATCAAGGGCTTAAACATGTCCATTTACAAACATTAACCAAG GATAGACTTGAAATTGTACTAAATAATTGGATCGAGTTAGGTTATGTTCCTGCGCCTGCAGAAGTAAGtaaagaagaaggaattgatttCCTACGGAGCAAAG ACAAGGGATTATGGCCTATCAGAATAGGGTACCTGGATCCCAAGAATCAGATCCCTGAGTTATCCATGATGGCAATGCAATCTACAAGTGCTGACGACTATTACTTCATATCCATGGAGATCTTGTACACAAGAATTCGAAGGACAAAGCAA GCGGGCATCCTTCTTTGTTTACGGGAAGGAGCTGGAACTGCGGACGTTATCATGGGTTTGTTGCAG GCATGCTATATCCGCAAAGCCGTTCTTATGAACAAGTATAAATGGGAGACCATGGTAGATGCCGGAGATGCATTAGACTCGGCTCCAAAGGAGTGGTCTAAATTGGTTGAGGAGTGCAAGCGCCGTGCACAAGGCGATATGAACGCGTTGACCGAGCAAATTGTGACATTGGGTTGGGCTGCTAAACACATATTATTGAATGCGCAAGAACAGATTCGATACAGTTTTGTGGATGACTGA
- the LOC103402061 gene encoding extra-large guanine nucleotide-binding protein 1, translating into MPSDADSGVQYSFAIEYNGPPISYDLPRAVPINIDRIPVAAVVGGVALPEKLTLPVVQPVMAPATFSKELKASKSTVSPTSVFDRGSEDYTKELEGSESTVSPTSVIGFEERGEESVVGCALSGELSSSGASEFSNGLNYRSGEFSDVIGGGKESVDFNSDSNRPEPEQDWAFTESVLSLDYPSSRVSSSKALDYDALRPPVVTFRDIESDDGADEDEAEVVQAKREPQSKGKKKACYRCLKGTRFTEKEVCIVCDAKYCSSCVLRAMGSMPEGRKCVSCIGFPIDESKRGSLGKCSRMLKRLLNDLEVRQVMKTEKFCEANQLPSDYICVNGQPLCPEELVLLQTCPNPPKKLKPGNYWYDKVSGLWGKEGQKPSQIISPHLSVGGPIEANASNGNTQVYINGREITKVELRMLQLAGVQCAGKPHFWVNEDGSYQEEGQKNTKGYIWGKAGTKLVCAALSLPVPSKSSTPCGESLNYVGSRVVPDYIEQRILQKILLVGYNGSGTSTIFKQAKILYKAVPFLEDERENIKCTIQSNVYGYLGMLLEGRERFEEECLDGMRKQCSSSQTDANGNNEKTLYSIGPRLKAFSDWLLKTMVSGNLEAIFPAATREYAPLVEELWNDSAIQVTYKRRNELEMLPSVATYFLERAVDILRIGYEPTDLDILYAEGVTSSNGLACVDFSFPNAESEDTINTTDQHDSLLRYQLIRVNARGLGENCKWLEMFEDVGMVIFCVSLSDYDQFSADGNGSFDNKMLLARTFFENIVTHPTFEQMDFLLILNKFDLFEDKVERVPLNHCEWFEDFRPVISRNRSSSNTSSNNINSSPSLGHLGSHYIAAKFKRLYSSLTGKKLYVSVVKGLRPDSVDAALKYSREILKWDEERANFSFDYSFYSTEASNSH; encoded by the exons ATGCCTTCCGACGCCGACAGTGGGGTCCAGTACTCGTTCGCGATAGAGTACAACGGTCCTCCCATCAGTTACGATCTCCCGCGGGCGGTTCCGATTAACATCGATAGGATTCCGGTGGCGGCTGTGGTCGGAGGGGTTGCGCTGCCCGAGAAGCTGACCCTGCCGGTGGTCCAGCCGGTGATGGCGCCCGCAACTTTCTCGAAAGAGCTCAAGGCGTCTAAATCGACGGTCTCTCCGACTTCCGTTTTCGATCGGGGCAGCGAGGATTACACGAAGGAGTTGGAAGGTTCTGAATCGACGGTTTCGCCGACGTCGGTGATTGGATTTGAGGAGAGGGGTGAGGAGAGTGTGGTTGGGTGTGCGTTGTCCGGTGAATTGAGTAGCTCCGGCGCATCGGAGTTTTCGAACGGGTTGAATTACAGGTCGGGTGAGTTTTCCGATGTGATTGGTGGCGGGAAGGAGAGTGTGGACTTCAACAGCGATTCGAACCGGCCCGAACCGGAACAGGATTGGGCGTTCACGGAGTCCGTTTTGAGCTTGGACTATCCATCGTCTCGGGTTTCatccagtaaggctttggattaTGACGCACTGCGGCCGCCGGTGGTGACTTTTCGGGACATTGAATCGGACGATGGAGCTGATGAAGACGAGGCTGAAGTTGTGCAGGCAAAGCGGGAGCCTCAGAGcaaagggaagaagaaggcgTGCTATAGATGTTTGAAGGGGACGAGGTTTACTGAGAAGGAGGTTTGCATTGTCTGTGATGCTAAGTATTGTAGTAGTTGTGTGCTTAGAGCAATGGGGTCGATGCCCGAAGGTCGAAAATGTGTGAGTTGCATTGGGTTTCCTATTGACGAGTCGAAAAGAGGGAGCTTGGGGAAGTGCTCTAGAATGCTCAAGCGGCTGTTGAATGATTTGGAGGTTAGACAGGTGATGAAAACCGAAAAGTTTTGTGAGGCGAATCAGCTGCCTTCGGACTATATTTGTGTGAATGGACAGCCTCTTTGTCCGGAGGAGCTGGTTCTATTACAAACCTGCCCAAATCCGCCGAAGAAATTAAAACCAGGGAACTATTGGTATGATAAAGTTTCTGGTCTTTGGGGAAAG GAAGGACAGAAGCCTTCCCAGATAATTAGTCCCCATCTTAGTGTTGGGGGTCCCATCGAAGCAAATGCTAGCAATGGAAACACACAGGTTTATATAAATGGTCGGGAAATTACCAAAGTCGAGCTTCGGATGTTGCAG TTGGCTGGGGTTCAATGTGCTGGTAAACCACACTTTTGGGTAAACGAGGACGGTTCATACCAAGAGGAGGGCCAGAAAAATACTAAAGGATACATTTGGGGCAAG GCTGGAACAAAGCTTGTTTGTGCCGCCTTGTCATTACCAGTCCCTTCTAAATCTTCAACTCCTTGTGGAGAATCCCTGAACTATGTGGGTAGTAGAGTCGTCCCTGATTACATTGAGCAGAGAATACTTCAGAAGATTCTTTTAGTTGGATATAATGGTTCTGGAACAAGTACTATATTTAAACAG GCAAAGATTCTATATAAAGCTGTCCCTTTCTTGGAGGATGAGCGTGAAAATATCAAATGTACAATACAGAGTAACGTGTATGGTTATCTTGGTATGCTTCTTGAGGGCCGTGAGCGTTTTGAAGAGGAATGTTTGGATGGGATGAGGAAGCAATGTTCGTCCAGTCAAACAGATGCCAACG GAAACAATGAGAAAACTCTTTACTCCATTGGCCCAAGGCTGAAAGCGTTCTCTGATTGGCTTCTCAAGACTATGGTGTCAGGCAATCTGGAAGCCATTTTTCCAGCGGCTACTCGTGAATATGCACCATTAGTTGAGGAATTGTGGAATGATTCAGCCATTCAGGTCACATACAAGCGGAGAAATGAATTGGAAATGCTACCTAGTGTTGCTACTTATTTCTTAGAGAGG GCTGTTGACATATTAAGAATAGGCTACGAGCCCACAGATCTAGATATATTATATGCTGAAGGTGTCACTTCATCTAATGGGCTTGCTTGTGTGGACTTCTCATTTCCCAACGCAGAATCTGAAGACACCATCAATACTACTGACCAGCATGACTCTTTGCTTAG GTACCAACTTATTAGAGTAAATGCAAGAGGACTTGGAGAAAACTGCAAATGGTTGGAGATGTTTGAAGATGTTGGAATGGTCATCTTCTGCGTGTCCTTGAGCGACTATGATCAGTTCTCTGCTGATGGGAACGGGTCTTTCGATAACAAGATGTTGCTGGCCAGGACTTTCTTTGAAAACATCGTCACTCATCCTACCTTTGAACAGATGGACTTCCTCTTGATTCTAAACAAGTTTGATTTATTCGAGGATAAGGTGGAACGGGTACCGTTAAATCACTGTGAGTGGTTCGAAGATTTTCGTCCAGTTATTAGTCGTAATCGCTCGAGTAGCAACACGAGCAGCAACAACATTAACAGCAGCCCGTCATTGGGTCATTTAGGATCTCACTACATTGCAGCAAAGTTCAAGAGGCTTTATTCTTCTCTAACCGGGAAGAAATTGTACGTTTCCGTGGTGAAGGGACTGCGGCCCGATAGCGTCGATGCAGCTCTTAAATATTCAAGGGAGATTTTAAAATGGGATGAAGAGAGGGCCAACTTTAGCTTTGATTACTCGTTCTATAGCACTGAGGCAAGCAATTCTCATTGA